CGACATTGAGCAACGGCTGTCCGCACTTCTGGACGAGGGGCATCGAGCATTCCGACCAGTCCTAACCAGGTTAAGTCTTGCTCTGCTTCATTGAGCTTTTCTTCTTCAGGCTGTTGGGACAATTGACGCATGGCGACCCCTAAAACTCGTAATCCCCGTTGTGCCATTTCATTATTTTGTTCCAGAACGCGATCGCGCTGATCTGAAGTCATTGAGCAGGTCGATCCTCCTTGTTGGATGTGGGTACATTGCTCTAGCACTAGCTCTGGCGATCCTTTCGTAAATAGGAAGTAAGATGAATCGGAAGAACCACAGAGGACACTCATCCGTTTCCGTTCGGAGGAGAAGGGGATTTCAGCAAGGCGAGGATAGGTTTCAGTGAGTGTGGTTTTATAAAAACTGCCTTTTGCTGCTAGGGTGAGCAGCGCCCCCTCAGTGGGATCGCCTAAAATCGTCCATAAACTCCCCTCCTGCTGAAGCGTGGCATCGTTGCAAAGGGCGCTCGCTTGGAGTAAATTCATGAGATCTGGGTAGGTATAGGGGATAATCGGCTGCTCGCTCAGGTAAAATTCACCGAGGGGACGATAGCCTTCTCCGGTAACCTGAAAAGAGTGTTCCCCAGTATGAATTTCTTGCACCACCATCTTATTTTGGGTCAGGGTACCTGTTTTATCGGAACAAATGGTAGTAACCGAACCCAGTGTCTCCACAGCAGGCAGTTTGCGAATCAGTGCTTGACGACGGACCATGCGCTGCGTGCCTAAGGCGAGAGTCACTGTAATGACGGCGGGTAAACCTTCCGGTACCACGGCTACTGCCATACTCAGCGACACTTCTAATAATTCATCAAATAAGCTGAGATTCCCTGTGCGTAATAATCCTCCTAAGACCACGAAAGCAACGAGAATTAAAGCCCCTGATACGAGTACATTTCCCAGTTGTGCCATGCGCTGTTGGAGGGGAGTGGGTTCAGTCTCAACGGTTTGCAGTAATTGAGCAATCCGTCCCAGTTCCGTTTGCATCCCTGTATTCGTTACCAAGACAGTCGCGCGTCCTTGTAGCACTTCCGTTCCCTGGAAAACTTGGTTTACGCGATCCCCTAAAACGGTATCCGCAGCTAAGAGAATGCCCGCTCGTTTGCTGACCCCCACTGCTTCTCCGGTGAGTGCTGATTCTCGCACTTGTAGGTTAGAGGCATTCAGTAACAGCCCATCTGCTGCCACTTGTCCTCCGGCTTCCAGTAGCATTAAGTCCCCAGGGACTAACTCCTTTGCTGATACTTCCTGTTCTCGTCCGTCGCGAATGGTGCGAATCCGAGGCGATGACATCCGCTTCAGGGCAGCGAGGGCTTTTTCGGCGCGACTTTCTTGGAGATACCCGAGAAGCCCATTGAGGAGAACAATCGCAAAAATCGCGATCGCGTCTTTAGGAAACGAACGATCCATGATGTCTAAGCCAGCAGACACCAAGGCGACTACAATCAGCATAATCAGCATGATGTTCTTGAACTGGTCAAGAATAATTTCCCAGGTGCGCCGTCCGGCGGTTTCCTTTAATTCGTTGGGACCAACGGTTTGTAAGCGATCTGAAACTTGCTCGTTGCTTAACCCGGTTGCGCGATCGCTTTTGAGATAGCTGATTGCATCTTCTGGCAAAAGAGTATGCCAGTGAGCAGTTGCCGATAAATCAGTCGAGAGTGAAGGGAACGACATTGTTGAAACTCCGAAATGAATGAAGTTATACACTTAATCATAGAGCCATATTTAATAAATTGACACTATTTTTTAGTGCCAATCTAAAATCTTGATGAATAGTAACCCGTTTCTACCTTCCAACCTAATTAGCCGTGAGAGTGAATTCCACCAGATTTGTGAACTGCTTTTACAAGACAAGGATTTTGTGTTGGTAGGGATTCCGGGGATGGGGCGTCGCACGATCTTACGGGAAGCCACCCGTGCAACTAAAGCCAGACTTTTAGAGATTGATTGTCTCCGTAGCACTAATGCGAAACAGTTTTTAAGGCTCGTTGCCAACAGCATCACAGACTGTTTTTCTAGCCCAGAAGAAATTCAATTGTTACAACAGTGGGTACTGCCACATCCGATAACGATTGAATCTTCTCCCAGTCAGGGCGTGCAGATGGTTTGGCATCTCCCTACTGGTCAAGAATGGCAACTCTTTACAGCCTTGTTAACCTTGCCTCAATTTCTGTCAGAGGAACTT
Above is a window of Cyanobacteria bacterium GSL.Bin1 DNA encoding:
- a CDS encoding HAD-IC family P-type ATPase; translation: MSFPSLSTDLSATAHWHTLLPEDAISYLKSDRATGLSNEQVSDRLQTVGPNELKETAGRRTWEIILDQFKNIMLIMLIVVALVSAGLDIMDRSFPKDAIAIFAIVLLNGLLGYLQESRAEKALAALKRMSSPRIRTIRDGREQEVSAKELVPGDLMLLEAGGQVAADGLLLNASNLQVRESALTGEAVGVSKRAGILLAADTVLGDRVNQVFQGTEVLQGRATVLVTNTGMQTELGRIAQLLQTVETEPTPLQQRMAQLGNVLVSGALILVAFVVLGGLLRTGNLSLFDELLEVSLSMAVAVVPEGLPAVITVTLALGTQRMVRRQALIRKLPAVETLGSVTTICSDKTGTLTQNKMVVQEIHTGEHSFQVTGEGYRPLGEFYLSEQPIIPYTYPDLMNLLQASALCNDATLQQEGSLWTILGDPTEGALLTLAAKGSFYKTTLTETYPRLAEIPFSSERKRMSVLCGSSDSSYFLFTKGSPELVLEQCTHIQQGGSTCSMTSDQRDRVLEQNNEMAQRGLRVLGVAMRQLSQQPEEEKLNEAEQDLTWLGLVGMLDAPRPEVRTAVAQCRQAGIRPVMITGDHPLTARAIAQDLGISTTEESYLTGKELEHLSVEDLEEKVLQVSVYARVAPEHKLRIVQALQRRGEFVAMTGDGVNDAPALKQADIGIAMGITGTDVSKEASDMVLLDDNFATIVAATEEGRVVYDNIRRFIKYILGSNIGEVLTIAASPLIGLGGVPLTPLQILWMNLVTDGLPALALAMEPAEPNVMQRPPYNPRESIFARGMGSYMIRVGLVLAILTIALMVWAYSYTHGADYPRNPETWKTMVFTTLCLAQMGHALAVRSDTQLTWELNPVSNPYVLGSVLLTTVLQLLLIYVPALRSFFGLHPLSAIELIICLGFSTLMFVWIEAEKFLIRTVMSRHS